One Massilia putida DNA window includes the following coding sequences:
- a CDS encoding LysR family transcriptional regulator has translation MNSLPLEYFLRVSELGSITRAALDLHLSQPALSRHIAALEHELGVALFNRTHGGVTLTEAGELLAGRARPILRQLSILKEQVGEQATGLLSIGIPPSWHHVFTEDYAARIISGSPGVKLRIYEGASNVLREYMAAGLLDLAIIPFNPDPTPGYQQTRLVREPAMLVDRREAGLHHAVPAALSRLDGMRLVLPSRPNGLRLQVEHALSRNGHAFKLAAEVDTLALCLTMARKAIAQTVVPSCALCNSDVTAGLSWAPLAGIQLTWTLCENSARTHSLAVREGKRLALELITSRVDAGDWQGAEKLIHAKN, from the coding sequence ATGAATTCACTCCCGCTCGAATACTTTCTGCGCGTCTCCGAACTCGGCAGCATCACGCGCGCCGCGCTCGACCTGCACCTGTCCCAACCGGCGCTGTCGCGCCATATCGCGGCGCTGGAACACGAACTGGGCGTCGCGTTGTTCAACCGGACGCATGGCGGCGTCACGCTGACGGAAGCGGGCGAATTGTTGGCCGGCCGTGCCAGGCCCATCCTGCGCCAGCTGTCCATCCTCAAGGAACAGGTCGGCGAACAGGCCACGGGCCTGTTATCGATCGGCATCCCACCTTCCTGGCACCACGTCTTCACCGAGGACTATGCGGCGCGCATCATCTCCGGCTCGCCCGGCGTGAAGTTGCGCATTTACGAGGGCGCCAGCAACGTCCTGCGCGAATACATGGCCGCCGGCCTCCTCGACCTCGCGATCATTCCCTTCAATCCCGATCCCACACCGGGCTACCAGCAGACGCGCCTGGTACGCGAGCCCGCGATGCTGGTCGACCGCCGCGAAGCCGGCCTGCATCACGCGGTGCCGGCCGCCCTGTCCCGTCTGGACGGCATGCGGCTGGTGCTCCCCAGCCGGCCCAACGGCCTGCGCCTGCAGGTCGAGCATGCGTTGTCGCGCAACGGTCACGCCTTCAAGCTTGCCGCCGAGGTGGACACGCTGGCGCTGTGCCTCACCATGGCGCGCAAGGCCATCGCACAGACCGTCGTCCCCAGCTGCGCCTTGTGCAACAGCGATGTCACGGCAGGCCTCAGCTGGGCACCGCTCGCCGGCATCCAATTGACGTGGACACTCTGCGAAAACAGCGCGCGTACCCACTCGCTCGCGGTACGCGAAGGCAAACGGCTGGCGCTGGAGCTGATCACATCCAGGGTCGACGCGGGCGACTGGCAAGGTGCCGAAAAACTGATCCACGCAAAAAATTAA
- a CDS encoding 3-keto-5-aminohexanoate cleavage protein produces MATRKIIVTVAPTGGMVSKAQSPHLPTQPAEIAEDTYRCYNAGASVVAVHARRPDGEATCNPAIYRDINERIRAKCDIVINNSTGGGINGDMIREMDNGFWEIMWEERIKGMEAGAEMCTLDAQTVCASFGGKEILVPTSPNRTRQLAEMMRERGIKPEWEVFSVENILQDVNTLIAAGGYDDAPHFINIVLGADRGFQGAMPYTPKILQFFVEHLPKNCVFNVSAIGPAQLPATTHALLLGGHARVGLEDNLYFSAGQLATNVQLVERMVRIVRELGFEVATPSEAREIMGLRPLHAAR; encoded by the coding sequence ATGGCAACTCGAAAAATCATCGTCACCGTGGCCCCGACGGGTGGCATGGTCTCCAAGGCGCAGAGTCCGCATCTGCCGACGCAACCGGCGGAGATCGCGGAAGACACTTATCGCTGCTACAACGCCGGCGCAAGCGTGGTCGCGGTCCACGCGCGCCGCCCCGACGGCGAAGCGACGTGCAACCCGGCCATCTATCGCGATATCAACGAACGTATCCGCGCCAAGTGCGACATCGTGATCAATAACTCGACCGGCGGCGGCATCAACGGCGACATGATCCGGGAGATGGATAACGGGTTCTGGGAAATCATGTGGGAAGAGCGCATCAAGGGCATGGAGGCCGGCGCCGAGATGTGTACGCTCGATGCGCAGACCGTGTGCGCCAGCTTCGGTGGCAAGGAAATTCTCGTTCCGACGTCGCCGAATCGCACCAGGCAGCTGGCCGAGATGATGCGTGAACGCGGCATCAAGCCTGAATGGGAGGTGTTCAGCGTCGAGAACATCCTCCAGGACGTGAATACGCTGATCGCGGCCGGCGGCTACGACGACGCGCCCCATTTCATCAACATCGTACTGGGCGCCGACCGCGGTTTCCAGGGCGCCATGCCATATACGCCGAAGATCCTGCAGTTCTTCGTCGAGCACCTGCCGAAGAACTGCGTGTTCAATGTCAGCGCGATCGGGCCGGCGCAATTGCCGGCGACGACGCACGCGTTGCTGCTGGGTGGCCATGCGCGCGTCGGCCTCGAGGACAACCTGTACTTCAGCGCCGGCCAGCTGGCCACCAACGTGCAGCTGGTGGAGCGCATGGTACGCATCGTGCGCGAACTCGGTTTCGAAGTCGCGACGCCGAGCGAGGCGCGCGAGATCATGGGCCTGCGCCCGCTGCACGCCGCCAGGTGA
- a CDS encoding acetate--CoA ligase family protein gives MNACEFEVLRRRNLERLFHPRSIAVVGASTDASKAGSQALLSLKGFPGRLLAVNPKADEIMGVKCYPSVAALPEGVDLAVLAIPAEHCIAAAEQAAQRGVGGIFIISGGFGETGGAGKVLQDRLAAACRRTGMRLLGPNTSGFINTHAECVASFVPGVDRLRKGSVAVIAQSGGVNLTISFLLDRLDQGVALAAGLGNAVDVTAADLLPILAADPNVSAIALHLEGVPDGRKLYDALRAVTPVKPVVVLAAGRADIGEFAVSHTGNLMGSHQRTVSALAQAGAVIVDSTEDLAQAATLLGQGRLPALRDPGVGLVTGQAGPGLLIVDGLKSAGLRVPELDGATQEVIQQHLPPMTFIKNPVDTGRPGAGFAHVVDAVAAAPEVDVVLVYALSEAAVLDPARALAAAAGRGKPLVFGTLGLQQDLAPALHDLRGAAIPAVLGPERLVLAATALAADARGRWLGTQRAETTVSRSQVPLQGPYDEHKAKALLAEYGVRSPQRTLCHGRAEALAAFQRSAGAVVVKIVADDVPHKTEAGGVHLNIRTPGEMEAALDAIARIPTGDPGKVLVEEMAPAGVELIIGAVRDPSWGVTVVVGLGGVLAEALSDSSVRLAPLADADIDDMLNQLRGRQLLDGFRHLPVCDRTAIVEVVQAVARLMQEHADIAELEINPLRVNAQGALALDALVVLEKDAA, from the coding sequence GTGAATGCCTGCGAATTCGAAGTACTGCGGCGCCGGAACCTCGAGCGCTTGTTCCATCCGCGCAGCATCGCCGTGGTGGGCGCGTCGACCGACGCCTCCAAGGCGGGGTCCCAGGCCCTGCTGTCTCTGAAAGGCTTTCCGGGGCGACTGCTGGCGGTCAATCCGAAAGCGGACGAGATCATGGGCGTGAAATGCTACCCGAGCGTGGCGGCATTGCCCGAGGGTGTCGACCTGGCCGTGCTGGCGATCCCTGCGGAGCACTGCATCGCGGCGGCCGAGCAGGCGGCGCAACGGGGTGTCGGGGGCATCTTCATCATTTCCGGCGGGTTCGGCGAAACCGGCGGGGCCGGGAAGGTATTGCAGGACCGGCTGGCGGCGGCGTGTCGCCGCACCGGCATGCGCCTGCTCGGACCCAACACCTCCGGTTTCATCAACACCCACGCCGAATGCGTGGCCAGTTTCGTGCCCGGCGTCGACCGGTTGCGCAAGGGATCCGTCGCCGTCATCGCGCAGTCGGGCGGCGTCAATCTCACAATCAGTTTTCTGCTCGACCGCCTGGACCAGGGCGTCGCCCTCGCGGCAGGCTTGGGCAACGCGGTGGACGTGACGGCGGCCGACCTGCTGCCGATCCTCGCGGCCGATCCGAATGTCAGCGCCATCGCGCTGCATCTCGAGGGCGTGCCGGATGGCCGCAAGTTGTATGACGCACTGCGTGCCGTCACGCCGGTCAAGCCCGTGGTGGTGCTGGCCGCGGGCCGCGCCGACATCGGCGAGTTTGCCGTATCGCATACGGGAAATCTGATGGGGTCCCATCAACGTACCGTCAGCGCACTGGCACAGGCCGGCGCGGTGATCGTGGACAGCACGGAAGACCTCGCGCAGGCCGCGACGCTGCTGGGGCAGGGACGCTTGCCGGCATTGCGCGATCCCGGCGTGGGCCTCGTGACCGGACAAGCCGGTCCCGGCCTGCTGATCGTGGATGGCCTCAAGAGCGCCGGCTTGCGCGTACCGGAACTCGATGGCGCCACGCAGGAGGTGATCCAGCAGCACCTGCCGCCAATGACCTTCATCAAGAATCCGGTAGACACCGGCCGACCGGGCGCGGGCTTCGCGCATGTGGTGGACGCCGTGGCGGCTGCACCCGAAGTGGACGTGGTCCTGGTCTATGCGCTCAGCGAAGCGGCGGTGCTGGATCCCGCCCGGGCGCTGGCCGCCGCGGCAGGCCGTGGCAAGCCATTGGTGTTCGGCACCCTTGGGCTGCAACAGGACCTGGCGCCCGCGCTGCACGACCTGCGCGGGGCCGCGATACCGGCGGTTCTCGGCCCCGAGCGGCTGGTGCTGGCCGCGACGGCGCTGGCGGCGGACGCACGCGGCCGCTGGCTGGGCACGCAGCGAGCGGAGACGACGGTGTCCCGCAGCCAGGTGCCGCTGCAGGGGCCGTATGACGAACACAAGGCCAAGGCCTTGTTGGCCGAGTATGGCGTGCGCAGTCCGCAGCGGACGCTGTGCCACGGCCGCGCCGAAGCACTGGCCGCGTTCCAGCGCAGCGCGGGCGCGGTCGTCGTCAAGATCGTCGCGGACGACGTACCGCACAAGACGGAAGCGGGTGGCGTCCACCTGAACATCCGCACGCCTGGCGAGATGGAAGCCGCTCTGGATGCCATCGCCCGTATTCCTACCGGCGATCCCGGCAAGGTCCTGGTCGAGGAAATGGCGCCGGCAGGCGTGGAACTGATCATCGGCGCCGTACGCGATCCGTCGTGGGGCGTGACGGTGGTGGTCGGCCTGGGCGGCGTGCTGGCCGAGGCGCTGTCGGACAGCAGCGTGCGTCTTGCGCCGCTGGCCGATGCCGACATCGACGACATGCTGAACCAACTGCGCGGCAGACAGCTGCTGGATGGCTTCCGTCACCTGCCGGTATGCGACCGCACTGCCATCGTCGAGGTCGTGCAGGCCGTGGCGCGCCTGATGCAGGAACACGCCGACATCGCGGAACTCGAGATCAACCCGCTGCGCGTCAATGCGCAAGGTGCATTGGCGCTGGATGCGCTGGTCGTCTTAGAAAAGGATGCAGCATGA
- a CDS encoding cupin domain-containing protein, whose translation MSEQLGRVEDLPKDYYDGLVSRNTLPLWPSLRAMLPHGMPGRRTQPVMWRYQDVRPDLIKAGELTPIEKAERRVLVLCNPGLGLQNMQATASIYIGLQLIQPGETAPNHRHTPSAVRFVIEGEGGFTVVNGEKLPMEKGDLILTPPGLWHEHGHEGRGPVIWLDALDLPLIYGIDASYSTEAQRGQPLRKATGDCNLRYAQGGVVPYAALDDKPEAFPLLRFPWKDVRAALQSLARVTPAAEPVQLAYVNPHTGRECLATLGFSAILLRPGESLRMKRRSASAVLHVVEGAGQAQVDGATHDFGAADTLALPTHAQVTLTNGSATGETYLFMVDDAPLHRKLGIYEVFE comes from the coding sequence ATGAGCGAACAGCTGGGACGGGTGGAAGACTTGCCCAAGGATTATTACGACGGCCTCGTGTCGCGCAACACCCTGCCGCTCTGGCCGTCGCTGCGCGCGATGCTCCCGCACGGCATGCCGGGCCGGCGCACGCAGCCGGTGATGTGGCGCTACCAGGACGTGCGGCCGGACCTGATCAAGGCCGGCGAGCTGACGCCGATCGAGAAGGCGGAGCGGCGCGTGCTGGTGCTGTGCAACCCTGGCCTCGGCCTGCAGAACATGCAGGCCACGGCCAGCATCTATATCGGCCTGCAGCTGATCCAGCCGGGCGAGACGGCACCGAATCACCGCCATACGCCGTCTGCCGTCCGCTTCGTGATCGAAGGCGAGGGCGGTTTCACGGTGGTCAACGGCGAAAAGCTGCCGATGGAAAAGGGCGACCTCATCCTGACGCCGCCCGGGCTGTGGCACGAACACGGGCACGAAGGGCGGGGCCCGGTGATCTGGCTCGATGCACTGGACCTGCCGCTGATCTATGGCATCGACGCCTCCTACTCCACGGAAGCCCAGCGCGGCCAGCCGCTGCGCAAGGCCACGGGCGACTGCAACCTGCGCTATGCCCAGGGCGGCGTGGTTCCCTACGCTGCCCTGGACGACAAGCCCGAGGCGTTCCCGCTGCTGCGTTTCCCCTGGAAGGACGTGCGCGCCGCGCTGCAGTCCCTGGCCCGGGTGACGCCCGCCGCGGAGCCGGTCCAGCTGGCCTACGTCAATCCGCACACGGGCCGCGAGTGCCTGGCGACACTGGGATTCTCGGCGATCCTGCTGCGACCCGGCGAATCGCTGCGCATGAAGCGGCGCTCGGCTTCGGCCGTGCTGCACGTGGTCGAAGGCGCCGGGCAAGCGCAGGTGGATGGTGCCACCCACGATTTCGGGGCGGCCGACACGCTGGCCCTGCCAACCCACGCGCAGGTCACGCTGACCAATGGTTCGGCGACCGGGGAGACGTACCTGTTCATGGTCGACGACGCCCCACTGCATCGCAAACTTGGTATTTACGAGGTATTCGAATGA
- a CDS encoding fumarylacetoacetate hydrolase family protein produces the protein MTTYLFPPAPVNAIPVQGDTATFPIRRIFCVGRNYEAHAREMGVAPDREAPFYFTKSPDTYVPSGATIPYPPGTSNYHYEMELVAVIGKPGFRIPRDQALQHVYGYACGLDMTRRDLQIAAREQRRPWDLGKDFEQSAVISPIVPAARIGHPASGRIVLDVNGVEKQASDLSLLIHGIPDLIAHLSGYYHLQPGDVIFTGTPEGVGAVQPGDRIGGSIDGVGSIALTIGEA, from the coding sequence ATGACAACTTATCTGTTCCCGCCCGCACCGGTCAACGCCATTCCCGTCCAGGGCGATACCGCGACGTTTCCGATCCGGCGTATTTTTTGCGTGGGACGCAACTACGAAGCCCATGCACGGGAAATGGGCGTGGCGCCGGATCGCGAGGCGCCGTTCTACTTCACGAAGTCGCCCGACACCTATGTGCCGTCGGGGGCCACGATTCCCTATCCGCCCGGCACCAGCAACTATCACTACGAGATGGAATTGGTGGCGGTAATCGGCAAGCCCGGCTTTCGAATTCCGCGCGACCAAGCCCTGCAACACGTGTATGGCTATGCATGCGGGCTCGACATGACGCGCCGCGATCTTCAAATCGCGGCGCGGGAGCAGCGCCGGCCGTGGGACTTGGGCAAGGATTTCGAGCAATCGGCCGTGATCTCCCCCATCGTGCCGGCCGCGCGTATCGGCCACCCGGCCTCCGGGCGCATCGTGCTGGACGTGAATGGCGTCGAGAAACAGGCATCCGACCTGTCCCTGCTGATCCACGGTATTCCCGACCTGATCGCGCACCTGTCCGGGTACTACCACCTCCAGCCGGGCGACGTGATCTTCACCGGCACCCCGGAGGGCGTGGGCGCGGTGCAGCCGGGCGACCGGATTGGCGGCAGCATCGACGGGGTCGGCAGCATCGCGCTGACGATCGGAGAGGCTTGA
- a CDS encoding 3-hydroxyacyl-CoA dehydrogenase NAD-binding domain-containing protein, producing MQTTTINGAYAAPADVRVVGVVGTGSVGASWTALFLAYGIRVQAFDPAPLAEERARAFVGAAWPALMARMGTPDRAIPQDQLRFCASIAEAADGAQAMQENGPERPELKAEIIAAIDAAAGPDQVIMSSTGGIIPSVLQKSCRNPRRFVVLHPLNPAHLLPLVEVVGGEDTAPETMDWAMTFARRIGKRPIRLKREATGHMTNRLQFALLREAVHCVVQDIASPSDIDEAVRYGLAPRWALMGGLLTMHLAGGQGGMRGILDHAGEAIEGWWDSLGKPHLDQATRGQLLAAALEVAQGHSIDDWVAWRDRNLARIVQLIEQDNGPEAPLTTENAA from the coding sequence ATGCAGACAACGACAATCAACGGTGCCTACGCAGCACCCGCCGACGTCCGGGTCGTCGGCGTGGTCGGCACGGGGTCGGTCGGCGCCAGCTGGACCGCCCTGTTCCTGGCGTACGGCATTCGGGTGCAGGCCTTCGATCCGGCGCCGCTGGCCGAGGAGCGCGCGCGCGCGTTCGTCGGCGCCGCGTGGCCCGCGCTGATGGCACGGATGGGAACGCCGGACCGGGCCATTCCCCAGGACCAACTGCGGTTCTGCGCATCCATCGCCGAGGCGGCGGACGGTGCCCAGGCCATGCAGGAGAACGGGCCCGAGCGTCCCGAACTGAAAGCGGAGATCATCGCGGCCATCGACGCCGCGGCCGGGCCGGACCAGGTGATCATGTCCAGCACCGGCGGCATCATCCCGTCGGTCCTGCAGAAATCCTGCCGGAACCCGCGGCGTTTCGTCGTCCTCCACCCCCTCAATCCGGCGCACTTGCTGCCGCTGGTCGAGGTGGTGGGCGGAGAAGACACCGCCCCCGAGACGATGGACTGGGCGATGACGTTCGCGCGCCGCATCGGCAAACGACCGATCCGCCTCAAGCGGGAAGCGACCGGACACATGACCAACCGGCTGCAGTTCGCGCTGCTGCGCGAAGCGGTGCACTGTGTCGTCCAGGACATCGCGAGTCCCAGCGACATCGACGAGGCCGTGCGTTACGGGCTCGCACCGCGCTGGGCGCTGATGGGCGGATTGCTGACGATGCACCTGGCCGGCGGCCAGGGCGGGATGCGCGGCATCCTCGACCATGCAGGCGAGGCGATCGAAGGCTGGTGGGATTCGCTGGGCAAGCCGCACCTGGACCAGGCGACCCGCGGCCAGCTGCTGGCGGCGGCGTTGGAAGTCGCCCAGGGACACAGCATCGACGACTGGGTGGCGTGGCGCGACCGCAACCTGGCGCGCATCGTCCAGCTGATCGAACAGGACAACGGGCCGGAGGCCCCATTGACGACGGAGAACGCAGCATGA
- a CDS encoding crotonase/enoyl-CoA hydratase family protein yields MNVSNDASASLGMPDCIRLARDGATLVVTLARAAKRNSLSDELVLGLSRLFAALPTDVAAVVLHGDGEHFCAGLDLNEVKEGSLHKGLQTSAIGQRLNDLIQFAGVPVIAVLHGAVIGGGLELACAAHLRVAEPSAFYALPEGTRGIFLGSGGSVRIPRLIGADRVIDMMLTGRTYGAEDGYRLGFSQYLVNAGAGLDNALELARKVAQNAPLANYAILQVLPHIASQDPTSGLATERLMATLAASDDEAKARLRDFLERKLNKVRHES; encoded by the coding sequence ATGAACGTATCCAATGATGCATCGGCGTCGCTCGGCATGCCGGACTGTATCCGGCTCGCGCGCGACGGCGCCACCCTGGTCGTGACGCTGGCCCGCGCGGCCAAGCGCAACAGCCTGAGCGACGAACTCGTACTGGGCCTGTCGCGACTGTTCGCGGCCTTGCCGACGGACGTGGCGGCCGTCGTGCTGCATGGCGACGGTGAGCATTTCTGCGCCGGCCTGGATCTGAACGAAGTCAAGGAAGGATCGCTGCACAAGGGCTTGCAGACATCGGCCATCGGCCAGCGCCTGAACGACCTGATCCAGTTCGCCGGCGTGCCCGTGATCGCCGTGCTGCACGGCGCCGTCATCGGCGGCGGGCTGGAGCTGGCATGCGCGGCCCACCTGCGCGTGGCCGAACCCTCTGCATTCTATGCGCTGCCGGAAGGAACCCGCGGCATCTTTCTCGGCTCGGGCGGCTCGGTTCGCATCCCGCGCCTGATCGGCGCCGACCGGGTGATCGACATGATGCTGACCGGCCGTACCTATGGAGCGGAGGACGGCTACCGGCTCGGCTTCTCCCAATACCTGGTGAATGCGGGGGCCGGACTCGACAACGCGCTGGAACTGGCGCGCAAGGTGGCGCAGAATGCGCCGCTCGCCAATTACGCGATCCTGCAGGTGCTGCCGCATATCGCCTCCCAGGATCCCACCAGCGGCCTGGCCACGGAACGGCTGATGGCCACGCTCGCCGCATCGGACGATGAGGCCAAGGCGCGCTTGCGCGACTTCCTTGAGCGCAAACTCAACAAGGTAAGGCACGAGTCATGA
- a CDS encoding class I adenylate-forming enzyme family protein, which translates to MMARPTAAHGADGVDQMPWAGLWRDLCDHQAERFGDKTAFVNVDGSALSFAAFRTRVYRLNNAVARMGLRKGDRVAILAKNRTEYVEVYGLASSGIITVPLNWRLTAAELLPLLEHSAPALIVADEQHAALIDTLLPGLRRAPLLLRFGAGGGGWQAYEEVVAAAPDTCPEPDAPLTPDDTICLMYTSGTTGAPKGVALSHRGILGNARLSSQQVLGLTPQDRTLAAMPFFHAGGMWYHLHPSYAAGCTSVILPGFDAERVLATLERAAITNVHLVPTMIGALLAHPAIGTTDLGRLRLIFYAASSIPLELLKRALAAFAGCALVQSYGSTEAGMVTVLTSADHARALAGAERLLASCGRAIPGNRVRIVDHRGAEVAPGAVGEIVVRGASMMSHYWNNQAATTAGLHDGWFQSGDLGYCDDEGYVYLVDRKNDMIVTGGENVYPSEVEAVLNADPDIAAAAVFGLPDPVWVERVVAAVVPRAGAVVTEEQVIARMRERLAAYKCPKQVFLRTQLPLNAVGKISKKDLRLACTEATAGQGDSL; encoded by the coding sequence ATGATGGCGCGCCCCACCGCCGCACACGGCGCCGACGGCGTGGACCAGATGCCCTGGGCGGGACTGTGGCGCGACCTGTGCGACCACCAGGCCGAGCGGTTCGGCGACAAGACCGCGTTCGTCAACGTGGACGGCAGCGCGTTGAGTTTCGCGGCATTCCGCACCCGCGTCTACCGCTTGAACAATGCGGTGGCACGGATGGGGTTGCGCAAGGGCGACCGGGTCGCGATCCTGGCGAAGAACCGCACCGAATATGTCGAGGTCTATGGCCTTGCCAGCAGCGGCATCATCACCGTGCCCCTGAACTGGCGCCTGACCGCCGCCGAGCTGCTCCCGCTGCTGGAGCACAGCGCGCCGGCCCTGATCGTCGCCGACGAACAGCACGCGGCCCTGATCGATACGTTGTTGCCGGGCCTGCGGCGGGCGCCCCTGCTGTTGCGCTTCGGCGCGGGCGGCGGCGGATGGCAGGCCTACGAAGAGGTGGTGGCGGCGGCGCCGGACACCTGTCCGGAGCCGGATGCGCCGTTAACGCCGGACGACACGATCTGCCTGATGTACACGAGCGGCACCACCGGCGCGCCGAAGGGCGTGGCGCTGAGCCATCGTGGCATCCTCGGTAACGCACGCCTGTCGTCGCAGCAGGTGCTCGGGCTGACGCCACAGGACCGTACGCTGGCGGCAATGCCATTCTTCCACGCGGGCGGCATGTGGTATCACCTGCATCCAAGTTACGCGGCCGGCTGCACCAGCGTGATCCTGCCCGGCTTCGATGCCGAGCGGGTGCTGGCGACGCTGGAGCGGGCAGCGATCACGAACGTGCACCTGGTGCCCACGATGATCGGTGCGCTGCTTGCGCATCCGGCCATCGGGACGACCGACCTCGGCCGCCTGCGCCTCATCTTTTACGCGGCCTCCTCGATTCCGCTGGAGCTGCTCAAGCGCGCACTGGCCGCGTTCGCCGGCTGCGCCCTGGTGCAGTCGTATGGATCGACCGAGGCCGGCATGGTCACGGTGCTGACGAGCGCCGACCACGCGCGCGCGCTCGCGGGCGCCGAACGCTTGCTGGCGTCCTGTGGCCGCGCCATTCCCGGCAACCGGGTCCGGATCGTGGACCACCGCGGTGCCGAGGTGGCGCCGGGCGCGGTCGGCGAGATCGTGGTGCGCGGCGCGAGCATGATGTCCCATTACTGGAACAACCAGGCCGCCACCACTGCCGGCCTGCACGACGGCTGGTTCCAGTCTGGTGACCTCGGCTACTGCGACGACGAGGGGTACGTGTACCTGGTCGACCGCAAGAACGACATGATCGTCACGGGCGGCGAGAACGTCTATCCCAGCGAGGTGGAAGCCGTCCTGAATGCCGATCCGGATATCGCGGCGGCGGCAGTGTTTGGCCTGCCGGACCCGGTCTGGGTGGAGCGCGTGGTGGCGGCGGTGGTACCGCGCGCCGGTGCTGTCGTGACCGAGGAACAGGTCATCGCCCGCATGCGCGAGCGGCTCGCGGCGTACAAGTGCCCCAAGCAGGTATTCCTGCGCACGCAGCTGCCGCTGAATGCGGTCGGCAAGATTTCGAAAAAAGACTTGAGGCTGGCCTGTACCGAAGCGACAGCCGGCCAAGGAGACTCATTGTGA
- a CDS encoding acyl-CoA dehydrogenase family protein, producing MNHLHPDVLEFRGHLARWVDERLIPQAEKLDEHHEFSFELFRELGELGYFGVMYPESAGGIGLSHPYTCYTILCEELARGSMGFAAAVCMQGSTATHTIHEWGNDVLKETYLRPALRGEKIGAFAITEPNAGSDAASLRTRATKVDGGYRINGSKIFTSNGTVADFITLVATVDPGKGAKGLELFIVDTKSPGFRIGRKLDKFSVRCSDTAELSFDDLFVPDDHCLGDGQGGGFRKAYQSLTVDRIFTAALALGTGRAAYDAALRYAGERSQFGQAIGKFQAVQFKLVDMLAKLEQARLYTYHASALADNGQPITTEAALAKIIAGDGCNDVCQKALSIFGGYGLMNEFPVQRFLRDSYFPMVGGGTSDIMRTIVARQIGL from the coding sequence GTGAACCACTTGCATCCCGACGTACTGGAATTTCGCGGCCACTTGGCGCGATGGGTTGACGAACGCCTGATCCCGCAAGCGGAAAAGCTCGACGAACATCACGAGTTCTCGTTCGAACTGTTCCGCGAACTGGGCGAGCTGGGATATTTCGGCGTGATGTACCCCGAATCCGCCGGCGGCATCGGCCTCAGCCACCCGTACACCTGCTACACGATCCTGTGCGAAGAACTGGCGCGCGGCTCGATGGGATTCGCGGCCGCCGTCTGCATGCAGGGCTCGACCGCCACCCATACGATCCACGAATGGGGTAACGACGTACTGAAGGAGACCTACCTGCGTCCCGCCCTGCGTGGCGAAAAGATCGGCGCCTTCGCCATCACGGAGCCGAACGCCGGATCGGACGCGGCATCGTTGCGCACCAGGGCGACGAAGGTCGACGGCGGCTATCGCATCAATGGCAGCAAGATCTTTACGTCCAACGGCACTGTCGCCGACTTCATCACGCTGGTGGCGACCGTCGACCCGGGAAAAGGCGCGAAGGGCCTGGAACTGTTCATCGTGGATACCAAGAGCCCGGGTTTCCGGATCGGCCGCAAGCTCGACAAGTTTTCGGTACGATGTTCCGATACGGCCGAGTTGTCCTTCGACGACCTGTTCGTACCGGACGACCACTGCCTGGGCGACGGGCAGGGCGGCGGCTTCCGCAAGGCGTACCAGTCGCTCACCGTCGACCGCATTTTCACCGCGGCCCTGGCGCTGGGCACAGGCCGTGCGGCCTACGACGCGGCGCTGCGCTACGCCGGCGAGCGCAGCCAGTTCGGGCAGGCGATCGGCAAGTTCCAGGCCGTGCAATTCAAGCTCGTGGACATGCTGGCGAAGCTGGAGCAGGCCCGCCTGTACACCTATCACGCCTCGGCGCTGGCCGATAACGGACAGCCGATCACGACCGAGGCGGCGCTGGCGAAGATCATCGCCGGCGACGGCTGCAACGACGTCTGCCAGAAGGCGCTGTCGATCTTCGGCGGATACGGCCTGATGAACGAATTCCCGGTGCAGCGCTTCCTGCGCGATTCCTATTTCCCGATGGTGGGCGGCGGCACCAGCGACATCATGCGCACCATCGTGGCGCGCCAAATCGGACTTTGA